Proteins encoded in a region of the Clostridium beijerinckii genome:
- the ftsX gene encoding permease-like cell division protein FtsX: MNINTFKYYIIDALKSLNRNRTISLASVITVTVTLFIMGVSILLMQNINIGMSNVESQVQIQVFLNNNITNKDQENLEQKLNNISGIKSVKFEDKSKALEKFNKQVSEDNSSLLNNYDSSNNPLPNSFIIDLENPEVSHQVISTIENMPGIESIGNDQEFTNKIISISKNVKWIGIALFILMVSVSIFLISNTIKLTIYSRRREIGIMKFVGATDWFIRWPLIIEGALIGLFGAVCSNILIYYLYKLVFIKINENLLLINLLSPSYITQTLQWQFILVGVLIGSVGSSWSLIKFLKV; the protein is encoded by the coding sequence ATGAATATTAATACCTTCAAATATTATATTATTGATGCATTAAAGAGTTTAAATAGAAATAGAACCATTAGTCTAGCATCAGTTATTACAGTGACCGTAACTTTATTTATAATGGGAGTTTCAATACTATTAATGCAAAATATAAATATAGGAATGAGTAATGTTGAATCGCAGGTTCAAATACAAGTATTTTTAAATAATAACATTACTAATAAAGATCAAGAAAACTTAGAGCAAAAGTTAAATAATATTTCTGGTATCAAAAGTGTTAAATTTGAAGATAAATCAAAGGCTTTAGAAAAGTTTAATAAACAGGTTTCTGAAGATAATAGTTCTTTATTAAATAATTATGATTCTTCCAATAATCCTTTACCTAATTCATTTATAATAGATCTAGAAAATCCTGAAGTATCACATCAAGTGATAAGTACAATCGAAAATATGCCTGGTATAGAATCCATTGGCAATGATCAGGAATTTACAAATAAAATAATTTCAATATCTAAAAACGTGAAATGGATTGGAATTGCTTTATTCATATTAATGGTATCAGTTTCTATATTCCTTATTAGTAATACTATAAAATTAACGATTTACTCAAGACGTAGAGAAATTGGAATAATGAAATTTGTTGGAGCAACTGATTGGTTTATAAGATGGCCGCTTATTATCGAAGGTGCACTTATTGGTTTGTTTGGGGCCGTATGTTCCAATATCTTAATATACTATCTCTATAAACTAGTTTTTATAAAGATAAATGAAAATTTACTTTTAATAAACTTATTATCACCATCTTATATTACGCAAACCCTCCAATGGCAGTTTATATTAGTTGGGGTTTTAATCGGAAGTGTAGGAAGCTCCTGGTCTTTAATTAAATTTTTAAAAGTATAA
- a CDS encoding DUF378 domain-containing protein encodes MRTITWVLVVAAAIRLGIIGFLGDDFIGLAFGSAPVTMSWVDRVVCGIVGIAGIYAIYLLFKGTNSEVA; translated from the coding sequence ATGAGAACAATAACATGGGTATTGGTTGTTGCAGCCGCTATAAGATTGGGAATAATAGGTTTTTTGGGTGATGATTTCATAGGGCTTGCCTTTGGTTCTGCACCTGTAACAATGTCTTGGGTAGATAGAGTAGTTTGCGGCATTGTTGGTATAGCAGGGATATATGCAATTTATTTATTATTCAAAGGAACTAATAGTGAAGTAGCCTAG
- a CDS encoding methyl-accepting chemotaxis protein: MKILNNLKLAQKLIFCFLLISFLIGIIGFRGISEIKKINANSTSMYEDNLKHLKTVEELKANFLQIHSDLLALLTTKDATKKQDIESEIEKLTNEDMMISEEFKNSGEAGEEEKLLTNFIKLHEEYMMSRKDFMDLINANRYDEAQTAFQKVTEARDKTFDSINKIIDSNIKEAENANSANNLIFKNSFDLMIGIVIFGFIFAILLGVLISTLISKQINKVLVFADALGRGDLTQRIDFYSKDEIGKISNALNKAAENTRSLISTIISNSSIIKESSEEIYSTIEGISTKMNNINEATKEITTGTEELSATSQEVNASIEEITSNSIELSNKAKDCDQASNDIQIRASEIKDKGLKSINISKKIYKEKQENILKAIEEGKVVEKIKVMADSIANIASQTNLLALNAAIESARAGEMGKGFAVVADEIRKLAEQSAENVSNIQEVITQVNNAFNNLSNNTQEILAHIDNNVNPDYELFLETAFKYEKDAVFIKAMAKEIANGTNQILSSIEQTSAAIETVSSTAQQSAESSEGILNSVDETTIATQEVASSAQRQAELSEELNFLVQKFKI; encoded by the coding sequence ATGAAAATATTAAATAATTTAAAACTTGCGCAAAAACTTATATTTTGCTTCTTATTAATTTCATTCCTTATAGGAATTATTGGATTTAGAGGGATATCGGAAATAAAAAAAATAAATGCAAATTCAACATCTATGTATGAAGATAATTTGAAACATTTAAAAACAGTTGAGGAGTTAAAAGCAAACTTTTTACAGATACACTCAGATTTATTAGCACTTTTAACAACAAAAGATGCAACTAAAAAACAGGATATTGAAAGTGAAATAGAAAAATTAACAAATGAAGATATGATGATTTCTGAAGAATTTAAAAATTCAGGTGAAGCAGGTGAAGAAGAAAAATTATTAACAAATTTTATAAAGCTTCACGAAGAATATATGATGTCACGTAAAGATTTTATGGATTTAATAAATGCCAATAGATATGATGAAGCACAAACAGCTTTTCAAAAGGTAACTGAGGCTAGGGATAAAACTTTTGATAGTATTAATAAAATAATTGATTCAAATATAAAAGAAGCTGAAAATGCAAATAGTGCTAATAATTTAATATTTAAAAATTCATTCGATTTAATGATTGGTATAGTTATATTCGGTTTCATATTTGCAATTTTACTTGGAGTTTTGATTTCAACATTAATATCAAAACAAATAAATAAGGTTTTAGTATTTGCGGATGCTCTAGGTAGAGGTGATTTAACTCAGAGAATAGATTTCTATTCAAAAGATGAAATAGGAAAAATATCAAATGCTTTAAATAAAGCTGCTGAAAACACTAGAAGTCTTATATCAACAATAATTTCAAATTCTAGCATTATAAAAGAATCAAGTGAAGAAATCTATAGCACTATAGAAGGAATTTCTACAAAAATGAACAATATTAATGAAGCTACAAAGGAAATAACAACTGGTACAGAAGAATTGAGCGCAACATCACAAGAAGTAAATGCATCAATTGAAGAAATAACTTCAAATTCTATTGAGTTATCAAATAAGGCAAAGGATTGCGATCAAGCTTCTAATGATATTCAGATACGTGCCTCAGAAATAAAAGATAAGGGATTAAAATCAATAAATATTTCTAAGAAAATATATAAAGAAAAGCAAGAAAATATATTAAAAGCAATAGAAGAAGGAAAAGTTGTTGAAAAAATTAAAGTAATGGCTGATTCTATAGCAAATATAGCATCGCAAACAAATCTTTTAGCATTAAATGCGGCCATTGAATCGGCAAGAGCTGGTGAAATGGGAAAAGGTTTTGCTGTAGTAGCAGATGAGATACGCAAGCTTGCAGAACAGTCAGCAGAGAATGTTTCAAACATACAAGAAGTTATTACTCAGGTAAACAATGCCTTCAATAATCTTTCGAATAACACTCAAGAGATATTGGCGCATATTGATAATAATGTAAATCCAGATTATGAGCTTTTTTTAGAAACTGCTTTTAAATATGAAAAGGATGCAGTCTTTATTAAAGCTATGGCAAAAGAAATTGCAAATGGTACAAATCAAATACTTAGTTCAATAGAGCAAACTAGTGCTGCAATAGAAACAGTTTCGTCTACTGCTCAGCAATCGGCAGAAAGTTCAGAAGGGATATTAAATAGTGTAGATGAAACAACTATCGCAACTCAAGAAGTTGCGAGTTCAGCACAAAGACAAGCTGAATTATCTGAAGAACTTAATTTCTTAGTGCAAAAATTTAAAATATAG
- a CDS encoding heavy-metal-associated domain-containing protein: protein MKSYSLSFKQENMLCHRCLMNVVKTLSSLQGLLGVDVSLESKKIKVIYRDKEVSRDDIKEIVNRSILSGKVIKLEY from the coding sequence ATGAAAAGCTATAGTTTAAGTTTTAAACAAGAAAATATGCTTTGTCATAGGTGTCTAATGAATGTTGTAAAAACATTAAGCTCCCTTCAAGGTTTATTAGGAGTTGATGTTAGTTTAGAATCAAAGAAAATTAAAGTAATCTATAGAGATAAAGAGGTATCAAGAGATGATATTAAAGAAATAGTAAATAGATCAATTTTAAGTGGTAAGGTAATTAAGCTTGAATATTAA
- a CDS encoding sensor histidine kinase, which yields MKQSIRGRLSFIIIFCAVATVLLSALIVNKTITDTFNRYMENIQTQRNTRLVEYFQQVYKSDGGWNSTSGEEMMHEAYMSNYCLSLLDDNRKVVWEMNHEDIREKNHITVNGMQETGVYTANTFDINVNNKTVGYIIVGQYSPVLLSQEDINFKTQINKSIVFSGILTLLVVALISLIISKQFSEPIKEVSKTSVSLSKGNYNSRSNIKSNIEEIRNLTESINDLGEKLNSQDLLRKRLISDISHEIRTPLNVLQNNLEAMIDGIIPVTTDKLNSLNDEVIRFGKLLNNLNSLKQIESDEIVLKLGRVNIEELISNVISDFNIAADEKNIKLIINKEEGENFIVVGDYDKLKQVFINLISNAIKFNNINGTVWVNISSDINSVITKIKDNGIGIKKEDLPYVFERMYRGDKSRHKIEGSGIGLTLVKKILTLHSGTIDVESKENKETVFTVCINKSN from the coding sequence ATGAAGCAAAGTATTAGGGGAAGATTGAGTTTTATTATAATATTTTGCGCAGTAGCTACTGTATTATTATCAGCTTTAATTGTAAATAAAACTATAACTGATACATTTAATAGGTATATGGAAAATATACAAACTCAAAGAAATACAAGGTTAGTAGAATACTTTCAACAAGTTTATAAAAGTGATGGTGGATGGAATAGTACTTCAGGGGAAGAAATGATGCATGAAGCGTATATGAGTAATTACTGTTTAAGTCTTTTAGATGATAATAGAAAAGTTGTATGGGAAATGAATCATGAAGATATAAGAGAAAAAAATCATATCACAGTTAATGGTATGCAGGAAACGGGAGTTTATACCGCTAATACTTTTGATATAAATGTAAATAATAAAACGGTAGGATATATCATTGTAGGTCAATATTCTCCTGTATTACTTTCTCAGGAAGATATCAATTTCAAGACACAAATTAATAAGAGTATTGTATTTAGTGGAATATTAACATTATTAGTGGTAGCATTGATAAGTCTTATTATATCAAAGCAATTTTCTGAACCAATAAAAGAAGTTTCAAAAACTTCTGTAAGTTTATCAAAAGGAAATTATAATTCTAGATCAAATATAAAAAGTAATATTGAAGAAATTCGGAATTTAACAGAGAGCATAAATGATTTAGGTGAGAAATTAAATAGTCAGGATTTATTAAGAAAGCGTCTTATTTCAGATATATCACATGAAATTAGAACTCCACTAAATGTGTTACAAAATAATTTAGAGGCAATGATAGATGGAATTATACCTGTAACTACTGATAAACTTAATAGCTTAAATGATGAAGTAATAAGATTTGGCAAGCTTTTAAATAATTTGAATTCACTAAAACAAATAGAGTCAGATGAAATAGTGCTTAAATTAGGAAGGGTTAATATAGAGGAGCTTATTTCAAATGTAATTAGTGATTTTAATATTGCTGCTGATGAAAAAAATATAAAGTTAATTATTAATAAAGAAGAAGGTGAAAATTTTATTGTAGTAGGCGATTACGATAAATTGAAACAAGTATTTATAAATCTTATATCTAATGCAATTAAATTTAACAATATAAATGGAACTGTATGGGTCAATATTAGTAGCGATATAAACTCAGTTATCACTAAAATTAAGGATAATGGAATTGGAATTAAAAAAGAAGATTTACCTTATGTTTTTGAAAGAATGTATCGTGGAGATAAAAGCAGACATAAAATTGAGGGGAGCGGAATAGGTCTTACACTTGTAAAGAAGATATTAACTTTACATTCTGGAACAATAGATGTAGAAAGTAAGGAAAATAAGGAAACTGTATTTACAGTATGCATAAACAAAAGTAATTAA
- a CDS encoding cupredoxin domain-containing protein, with product MNIIRKVNKSIYKCLNNRKYVRLFAIGAVILLLSTFVSSFYMSEKLKHNLSVNKANASYLNIAKASIENGVQVVRITVDNNGYTPDVIYVQKDIPVKLIFEGNQLNSCNNGIVVPYFNIDKDFKSGENIIEFIPKDEDIEFSCWMGMIKGIIKVTDSIESINEPEKI from the coding sequence ATGAATATTATAAGAAAAGTTAATAAATCAATATATAAATGTTTAAATAACAGAAAATATGTAAGATTATTTGCTATAGGTGCAGTTATTCTATTACTTAGTACTTTTGTATCAAGTTTTTATATGAGTGAAAAACTAAAACATAACTTATCAGTAAATAAAGCTAATGCCTCTTACTTAAATATAGCTAAGGCATCTATTGAAAATGGGGTTCAGGTGGTAAGAATAACAGTAGATAATAATGGTTATACGCCTGATGTTATTTATGTTCAAAAAGATATTCCTGTTAAGTTGATATTTGAAGGAAATCAACTTAATTCGTGTAATAATGGAATAGTAGTACCATATTTCAATATAGATAAAGATTTCAAATCAGGAGAAAATATAATAGAATTTATCCCCAAAGATGAAGATATAGAGTTTAGTTGCTGGATGGGAATGATAAAAGGAATAATTAAAGTTACAGATAGCATTGAGTCCATAAATGAGCCCGAAAAAATTTAA
- a CDS encoding YncE family protein, translating to MGSDDKYAFVANQGTEDAPSNTVSKIDMSTKKVVAAIETGKGAHGVVVSPDNKYVYVTNMYDGTVSVIDNSTDKVIKTTKVEGEPNGISYR from the coding sequence ATTGGATCAGATGATAAATATGCATTTGTAGCAAATCAAGGAACAGAAGATGCACCATCAAATACTGTTTCAAAGATAGATATGTCAACTAAGAAAGTAGTTGCAGCAATAGAAACTGGAAAAGGAGCTCACGGAGTAGTAGTTAGTCCTGATAATAAATATGTTTATGTTACTAATATGTATGATGGAACTGTAAGTGTTATTGACAATAGCACAGATAAGGTTATTAAAACCACAAAAGTAGAAGGAGAACCAAATGGAATAAGCTACAGGTAA
- a CDS encoding response regulator transcription factor, with protein MNNILIIEDEKSVSDVVKAYLEREGYGVYSTENGLDGIEVFRKERIDLVILDLMLPDIDGEEVCKILRKISDVYIFMLTAKSTLSDKIEGLNIGADEYLTKPLSPRELTARVNALFRRVRTRKENVLSFNDNKLIIDFDKRLVKLNGEEISLTPNEFDILYILASNQGKVFTREAIIERAFGIEFDGSDRSIDVHIKNLRKKIEEDTKSPQYIVTVTKIGYKFGDEV; from the coding sequence ATGAACAACATTTTAATAATTGAAGATGAAAAAAGCGTATCAGACGTTGTAAAAGCATATTTGGAAAGAGAAGGATATGGGGTGTATTCCACTGAAAATGGATTAGATGGAATTGAAGTTTTTAGAAAGGAAAGAATTGATCTTGTAATTTTAGATTTAATGCTTCCAGATATTGATGGTGAAGAAGTTTGTAAGATATTAAGAAAAATATCAGATGTATATATTTTTATGCTAACTGCTAAAAGTACATTAAGCGATAAAATTGAAGGCTTAAATATTGGAGCAGATGAATACCTAACAAAACCATTAAGTCCAAGAGAACTTACTGCGCGTGTAAATGCATTGTTTAGAAGAGTAAGAACAAGAAAAGAAAATGTACTTTCTTTTAATGATAACAAATTAATAATTGATTTTGATAAGAGATTAGTTAAATTGAATGGAGAAGAAATAAGTTTAACTCCAAATGAATTTGATATATTATATATTTTAGCTTCAAATCAAGGAAAAGTATTTACACGAGAAGCAATAATAGAGAGAGCTTTTGGGATCGAATTTGATGGCTCAGATAGAAGTATAGATGTTCATATCAAAAATTTACGTAAGAAAATTGAGGAAGATACCAAGTCTCCTCAATATATAGTTACTGTTACAAAAATTGGTTATAAATTTGGTGATGAAGTATGA
- a CDS encoding TVP38/TMEM64 family protein has protein sequence MFNINDVIEIFRNNSSIAIPISLIISIGISLVGILPSVFITGANIVFFGPINGFFISLLGETIGAYITFIIYRLGFKRKIEKFTDRNRLISRIVKSDGREAGLLIFQGRIIPFIPSGIITLAASISNVDSTIFTVATLIGKVPSIALETLVSYDIINIYDNWIRLVITVIGLIFIKITITKK, from the coding sequence ATGTTTAATATAAATGATGTAATAGAGATCTTTAGAAATAATAGCTCTATTGCGATACCTATAAGTCTAATAATAAGTATAGGCATTTCCCTTGTTGGTATATTGCCGTCAGTATTTATAACAGGAGCGAACATAGTTTTCTTTGGTCCTATTAATGGTTTTTTCATATCTCTGTTAGGTGAAACAATAGGGGCATATATTACATTTATTATATATAGATTAGGTTTTAAAAGAAAGATTGAAAAATTCACAGATAGAAATAGGTTAATTTCTAGAATAGTTAAAAGTGATGGAAGAGAGGCGGGGCTACTAATATTTCAAGGAAGAATAATTCCATTTATACCATCAGGAATTATAACACTTGCAGCATCAATAAGTAATGTTGATAGTACAATATTCACTGTTGCAACATTGATTGGAAAGGTTCCATCTATAGCTTTAGAGACACTTGTTAGCTATGACATAATTAATATTTATGACAATTGGATAAGGCTAGTCATAACAGTTATTGGCCTAATATTTATAAAGATTACAATTACAAAAAAATGA